From the genome of Halorussus caseinilyticus, one region includes:
- a CDS encoding NAD+ synthase: MIDLRLSESELEAHREHLVQFIRDTAADAGTEQAVLGLSGGIDSTLTAYLAVEALGEENLHGLVMPGAVSREENMTDAEWVAQELEIPYDVFEINPIVDKLLDAYSEAEDDQLAVGNARARTRAVLNYLVANHEGALVLGTGNRSEALVGYFTKYGDGAVDCHPVGNLYKQQVRQLAAHLGVPDELVEKQPTAGLWAGQTDEEEMGIDYDTLDAILALHIDGPLSVSATARQVDGVTEEEVRRVSEMHARSEHKRRVPPSPDPLD, translated from the coding sequence ATGATAGACCTGCGACTCTCCGAGTCGGAACTCGAAGCTCACCGGGAACACCTCGTCCAGTTCATCCGCGACACCGCCGCGGACGCCGGGACCGAACAGGCGGTCCTCGGACTCTCGGGAGGTATCGACAGCACGCTCACGGCCTACCTCGCGGTCGAAGCCCTCGGCGAGGAGAACCTCCACGGTCTGGTGATGCCGGGCGCGGTAAGCCGCGAGGAGAACATGACCGACGCCGAGTGGGTCGCACAGGAGCTGGAAATCCCCTACGACGTGTTCGAGATAAACCCCATCGTGGACAAACTCCTCGACGCCTACTCGGAGGCCGAGGACGACCAACTCGCGGTCGGCAACGCTCGCGCTCGCACGCGGGCGGTCCTCAACTACCTCGTCGCCAACCACGAGGGCGCGCTGGTCCTCGGGACCGGCAACCGGAGCGAGGCGTTGGTCGGTTACTTCACCAAGTACGGCGACGGCGCGGTCGATTGCCACCCCGTCGGCAACCTCTACAAACAGCAGGTCCGGCAGTTGGCCGCCCACCTCGGCGTCCCCGACGAACTGGTCGAGAAGCAACCCACCGCCGGACTCTGGGCGGGCCAGACCGACGAGGAGGAGATGGGCATCGACTACGACACCTTAGACGCTATCCTCGCGCTTCACATCGACGGTCCGCTCTCCGTCTCGGCGACCGCTCGGCAGGTCGATGGTGTGACCGAGGAGGAAGTCCGTCGGGTCAGCGAGATGCACGCGCGGAGCGAACACAAGCGTCGGGTCCCGCCGTCGCCCGACCCGCTCGACTGA
- a CDS encoding Eco57I restriction-modification methylase domain-containing protein encodes MKGHVPTHAELADRMVAKLFEKRLPRDGDRILYPGIGTGPFALAVSQFCNEHDVPEPAGVGIELDPDRIETARDRLQDANVEIERREFLRELSNLGEFRYVVGNPPYVPIEGLDEEEKERYRAQFDVANGRFDLFALFFEQALGVLADDGRLVFVTPEKFEYTEATTPLRRLMTEYHVEEIEHLQEDAFDGHITFPTVTTIQNRSGDETRIVRRDGTEDTVVLPTDGGSWASTLRETRSETLESDVTLGEVTERISCGVATGADSVFVTDESEVPPQLDDWTYPTTSGRQLRINDGPYSNQVFICPYNEDGRLPPEDELGAFGDWAEMHRDRLEDRSCVEKGKQVWYGWHENPPLQDILQPKIVCKDVADEPAFWADREGSVVPRHSVYYLVPADHVDLKEMLDYLNSEPARAWIESHAQKAHNDFYRLQSKMLTDLPVPEEWGKSYQTTLV; translated from the coding sequence ATGAAGGGCCACGTTCCGACGCACGCCGAACTCGCCGACCGGATGGTAGCGAAACTCTTTGAGAAGCGACTGCCGCGAGACGGCGATAGAATACTCTACCCCGGAATCGGTACTGGTCCGTTCGCTCTCGCCGTCAGTCAGTTCTGCAACGAACACGACGTACCTGAACCGGCAGGCGTCGGAATCGAACTCGACCCTGACCGTATCGAAACGGCACGTGACCGCTTGCAGGACGCGAACGTCGAGATAGAGAGGCGGGAGTTTCTCCGGGAACTCTCAAATCTCGGTGAATTCCGGTATGTCGTCGGTAATCCACCTTACGTTCCAATCGAAGGTCTCGACGAAGAGGAAAAGGAACGATACAGAGCGCAGTTCGATGTTGCAAACGGCCGTTTCGACCTCTTCGCGTTGTTCTTCGAACAGGCACTCGGTGTACTTGCCGATGATGGCCGACTCGTCTTCGTGACTCCGGAAAAGTTCGAGTACACGGAAGCGACGACTCCGCTCCGTCGATTGATGACGGAGTACCACGTCGAAGAGATAGAACACTTGCAGGAGGATGCGTTTGACGGGCACATCACGTTTCCGACGGTCACGACGATTCAGAACCGGAGCGGCGACGAAACTCGAATCGTTCGGCGCGACGGTACGGAAGACACTGTAGTTCTGCCGACCGACGGAGGGAGTTGGGCAAGCACGCTTCGAGAGACAAGAAGCGAGACGCTGGAGAGCGACGTGACTCTCGGCGAAGTGACCGAACGGATTTCGTGCGGCGTTGCGACAGGAGCGGATAGCGTGTTCGTCACGGACGAAAGCGAGGTACCGCCGCAACTGGACGACTGGACGTATCCGACCACGAGCGGCCGACAACTCCGCATCAACGACGGGCCGTACTCGAATCAAGTGTTTATTTGCCCGTATAATGAAGATGGTCGATTACCACCCGAAGACGAACTCGGTGCGTTCGGCGATTGGGCAGAGATGCACCGAGACCGACTCGAAGACAGGTCGTGTGTCGAAAAAGGAAAGCAAGTCTGGTACGGATGGCACGAGAACCCACCGCTACAGGACATTCTCCAGCCGAAAATAGTCTGCAAAGACGTAGCTGACGAACCAGCATTCTGGGCAGACCGAGAAGGCAGTGTCGTTCCCCGTCATAGCGTGTATTATCTCGTTCCAGCCGACCACGTAGACCTAAAGGAAATGTTAGACTATCTGAACAGTGAACCAGCGCGAGCGTGGATTGAGTCCCACGCACAAAAGGCACACAACGACTTCTATCGACTTCAATCGAAGATGCTGACGGACCTCCCCGTTCCCGAGGAGTGGGGAAAATCCTACCAAACGACGCTCGTCTGA
- a CDS encoding Fic/DOC family N-terminal domain-containing protein, whose amino-acid sequence MKADDDRYMNIEQFQSATTPGELVNSDGRMAFKPAPLPPTIEIEGELLDVFTEATTNVGQLSGIGSRVENPSMLISPFIYKEAVISSEIEGTRVTLSDVYEYEAGQDDPDGPNRNRVFRAKEVFKVIEKPVDELKYSL is encoded by the coding sequence ATGAAGGCGGATGATGACAGATATATGAATATCGAACAGTTTCAGTCTGCTACGACCCCCGGCGAGCTGGTAAATTCGGATGGGAGGATGGCATTCAAACCCGCTCCGCTTCCTCCGACAATCGAAATTGAAGGAGAGTTACTCGACGTTTTTACAGAAGCAACGACCAACGTAGGACAATTGAGTGGTATTGGCAGCCGGGTCGAAAATCCGAGTATGCTTATCAGTCCGTTCATCTACAAAGAGGCGGTCATTTCTTCGGAAATCGAGGGGACACGAGTAACACTATCGGACGTTTACGAGTACGAAGCAGGACAGGACGACCCTGACGGCCCAAATCGAAACCGAGTGTTTCGGGCGAAGGAAGTCTTCAAAGTGATAGAGAAGCCGGTAGACGAGCTAAAGTACAGCCTCTGA
- a CDS encoding DUF7577 domain-containing protein: MGVWGWIVLYVLLFSLLQLLIYRYLRSDEDAPLFRSTPPNREPAPVEEIRDFDDRSQSDDPSVVVCPRCGAENDTGYTYCRNCVSPMAAR; the protein is encoded by the coding sequence ATGGGCGTTTGGGGATGGATAGTGCTGTACGTCCTCCTGTTTTCCCTGCTCCAGTTACTCATCTACCGATACCTCCGGAGCGACGAGGACGCACCGCTGTTCCGCTCGACACCGCCGAACCGGGAACCCGCTCCCGTCGAGGAGATTCGGGACTTCGACGACCGGTCGCAGAGCGACGACCCGTCGGTGGTGGTGTGCCCGCGGTGCGGCGCGGAGAACGACACCGGGTACACCTACTGTCGCAACTGCGTGAGTCCGATGGCGGCGCGGTAG